The region GCTCCATTATAAAAGCCTTTTCCCCCGCCTCTCCCAGGGGCTTCCGCCCCGGCCAGGCGTAGGCGAGCACCTCCCGCTCCTTCAGGGCCAGGGCGAGGAGCTCCTCCGTGGGGAGGCGCTTTTCGGTTTCCAACACCACCTCCAGCCTGGCCCGGGTCACGGGGTGCTTGGGGGCGAAGAGGGTGCAGCACTCCTCGTCCGGGAGGATGGAGATGGGATAGGTGCCGATGCGCTTGGCCTCGGCCATGATCTCCTGCTTATCCCACCCAATAAGGGGGCGGAAGACGGGGAGGGTGGCTGCCTGGTTCACCACCTGGAGGTTTTCCAGGGTCTGGGAGGCCACCTGGCCCAGGCTGTCCCCCGTGCAAAGGGCCAAGGCCCCCTCTTCCCGGGCGATGGCCTCGGCGATGCGGAGCATGTAGCGGCGGTAGAGGACCACCCGGTAAGGGGTGGGGGCCTCTACGATGATCTGCCGCTGCACCTCGCTGAAGGGCACCAGGTGGAGGCGGATGCGGTGCTGGAAGCGGGCAAGGCGCTCCGCCAGGGCCATGGCCTTCTCCCGGCTCGCCCCGGAGAGGAGGGGGAAGGGGTGGAAGTGGACGAGCACCACCTCCGCTCCCCGGCGCATGAGGCGGTAGGCGGCCACGGGGGAGTCTATGCCCCCGGAGAGAAGGGCCACCACCTTCCCGGAAACCCCCGGGGGAAGCCCCCCGGGCCCCGGGTGGCGGGCCACCTCCAAAAGGGCCGCCCCCGGGAGGATGCGCACCACGAACTCCCGCTCCGCCCCCTTGAGCCGCACCTGGGCCCCCGTCCTTTCCTTCACGAAGGCCCCCAGGTGCCGCTCTATCTCGGGGGAGGTGAGGGGGAAGCTTTTGTCCGAGCGCTTGGCGGTGATGCGGAAGCTCGCGAAGCGCTCCCCCGCCAGGACCTTCTCCAGGGCGCTTTCCAGGGCGGGGAGGCTTGGGGGCACCCGGAGGACCCGGGCGAAGCTTTCCACCCCCAGGGTCGTGCGGAGCCGCGCCTGGGCCTCGAGCCAGGCCGCCTCCTCCAGGCGGAAGAGGAGGGCCATGGACCAGTCCGCCTCCAGGGTGGCCCCAAGCCCTCTAAGGGCTTCCCGCACGTGGGCCTTGGCCTTCTTCAGGAAAAAGGGGCGGTTCTGCCCCTTCAGGGCCAGCTCGTGGAAGAGGTTCACCAGGACCAGGGTTTCCATCATGGGCAAAGCCCCTTCACCGCCAGGTAAAGCCGGCTGCACAAGGAGCCCCGCCGGGCCGCCTCCTCGAGGTCCTCCGGGCGGCCAAAGCGGAAGGCGGCGTAGTAGGTCTTGCCCGGCTTGGGCTCGGGGAGTCGGGGGGGCGCAAGGAGCCGCCCCTCAAAGACCCAAAGCTCCAGGGTGTAACGGGGCCTCTCCTCTACCCCGAAGGCCAGGGGCTTGGCCTCGGCGAGGGCTGTGCCCAGCTTCTCCCGGGCCACGCGGGAGGCGGCCTCCTCCAGGGTTTCCTCCCCTTCTAGGGTCACGGCGGGAAGCCCCCAGGCCCCCCCGAACTCGGGGTCGTCCTCGGGCCGCAGGACGAGGAGAAGCCCCTCCTCCCCCCAAGCGGCCAGGGCCACGGAGCGCTTCTGCAAAGGCCCCTCGCGCACCCTCCTAGCCTAGCAGGATTGTGGCCCAGGCGCAAATCCCGCCAGGCGCAAGGGTTCCACCTCCACCGGGGTGCTGTGGAAGGTGCTCCCGCCCCCCAGGTCCGTGAGCCCTTCCCCGGTGAGGTGGTTCACCCCTTTGCCGTCGGGGGCCCACCGCTCCCACCAGGTGCCCTCGAGGACCACCACCCCGGGCCTGGGGGCCTCGCTCACCCGGGCCTTGCGGGTGATCCGCCCCCAGGGGGAGCGGATGTGGACCAGCATCCCGTCGGCAATCCCCCGGGCCCTTGCGTCCTCGGGGTGGATGAGGAGCAGGGGCTCCCCCCCTTCCGCCGCCACCAGGGCCTCCACGTTCCCGTAGGTGGTGTTGAGGAAGCGGTGGGCGGGCGGGGTGAGGAGGATTAGGGGGTATTCCGGCCGGGGCTCCGTGGGGATGACCTGGGGAGGGGGGCTAAAGCGCACGGGGCCTCGGGCGAAGGGCAGGAAGGGCTTGGGGAGGTTGAGCTTGAGGAAGCCCTCCCGCTTGAGCCGTTCCAGGGTGATCCCCTCCAGGTAGGGGTGGTCCGTGGCCAGGAGGCTTTGGGCCACCTCCTCGGCGCTCCAGTAGAGGGTGGGCTCCTTCAGGCCGAGCCGCCTGGCCAGCTCCCGGAAGACCCAGGTGTTGGGCCTCGCCTCCCCTTCGGGCTCGGCCAAGGGCTCGTTCCAGGAGAGGTAGTAGTGGCCGTAGCTGGTGTAGAGGTCGGGGTGCTCGTGGAAGAGGGTGGCGGGGAGGAGGTAGTCGGCGAAGAGGGCGGTTTCCGTCCTCACCTGTTCCAGGACCACGGTGAAGAGGTCCTCCCGCTCCAGCCCCGCCCGCACCCTTCCCGTGTTGGGGGCCACCACCAGGGGGTTGCTGTTGAAGACGAAGAGGGCCCGGATGGGCGGGGTGAGCTCGGTGAGGGCGGTGCCCAGCTGGTTCATGTTGATGGCCCGGGCCTTGGGGTTGGGGCGGAAGTAGCCCTCGTGGGGGTGGCCTCCCTCCAGGAGGTGCCGCCCCCCAAGGAAGCGCTTGTTTAGGGGAAAGGCCCCGCTGGTGGAGAGCATGGCCCCGCAGCCCGGGTAGCGCCAGGCCCCGAGGAGGGCCGGGAGGAGGATCACCGCCCTGAGGGCGTTTCCGCCCCCCGGGTGGCGGGTCATGCCGTAGCCCACCCGCAGGAAGACCCGTTTGGCCTCGCCCAGCTCCCGGGCCAGGGCCTCTATGGCCTCCTTGTCTATGCCGGTGAGGGCGCTCGCTCGCTCGGGAGGCCAGGCCTCCGCCTCCTGGCGGAAGGCCTCCACCCCCGTGGCCGCCTCCTCCAGGTAGGTCCAGTCCACCAGGCCCTCCCGGAAGAGGACGTGGGCCAGGGCGTAGGCCAAGGCGGCGTCGGTGCCGGGGCGGATTTTGAGGTGGAGGTGGGCGAAGCGGCTCGTGAGGTTCTCGTAGGGATCGATGTGGACCACCTTGGCCCCCCGGGCCTTGGCCTCCTTGAGGAAGGGGGTGAGGTGGCTGTGGGTGGAAAGGCTGTTGATGCCCCAAAGGAGGATGTAGCGGGCGTTTTCCGGGAGGTCCTCGAGGTCAGGGGCGAGGCGGGGCCCGTAGGTCATCTCCCAGGCGGCGCTCCCCGCGGTGGCGCAGATGGTCTCCAGGAGCTCGCTGGCCCCGATGGCCCGGAAGAAGGCCAGGGGGTGTTGGTTTTCTATGAGCCCCATGGTGCCGGCGTAGTTGTAGGGGAGGACCGCCTCGCCCCCCTCGCGGTCCAGGATGTCCCTGAGCCTTTCGGCGATGGCGTCCAAAGCCTCTTTCCAGGAGACCCTTTCGAACCGCCCCTCCCCCTTGCGCCCCACCCGGCGCATGGGGTAGAGGAGCCGTTCCTTCACCCTCTCGGGGTAGCGGTAGGTCTTGGCGCAGGCGAAGCCCCGGGTGATGGGGTGGCGGGGATCCCCCTCCACCCGCACCAGGCGGCCTCCCTCTAGGGTGAGGAGGAGGCTACAGGCGTCGGGGCAGTCCAGGGGGCAGGTGGCGCGGGCCCTCATGCCCCTATAGTAGGCCAAGGGCCTCGAGGGGGCCGCACCGCGCCTCATAGGGGTCGGGGAGAAGTCCTAGGGGGACGTCCAGCCGCAGGAGGTACCCCTCCCGGTAGAGGGGCCAGCGGGGCCATCCCTTAGGCTCCCCTTCCCGGGCAAAGCCCGTCCAGTAGCGGCGCATCCGCTTTCCCAGCCACTCCCCCTTTTCCCAGGCCTCCGCCCCCAGGAAGAGGGGGAGGAAGGGGGGCGCGTGGAGGTGGCCAAAAAGGGGGGCGAGCTCCAGGCCGTGGAAGCTTCCTAGCCCCTCGAGGCCAGGGACGCGGAAGGTGAAGAGGTAGGCGTAGGTGGGGGCGTGGGGGCTCTGCAGGCGGGCCGCCTGCAGGGAGGGGCAGAGGAGGGTGAGGTCGGTCTGGAGCTCCCCCCAGGCGGCTTGGGGGTTCGGGTGGCGCCTTCGGTAAACCCCAAGAAGGGTTTCCGCTTGGTCCGGGGAGAGCCCGGATTCCTGAAGCCTCCTCCGCGCTTCCTCCCAGTCCCGGGGCCCCAGGAGCCCCTGGAGGGCGGGGAAGGTGACCTCCTCGGCGTTGGCCCCGGCGATGAGGGGGATGCCCTGGGCTTTCCCTTGCCGGAGCGCCTCCTTGGGGTCTTGGGGCAGGAGGGGGGAGCGGTGGGGCTTGAAGGGCCCCGTGCGGAAGACGGAGGGCCGGGAGAGGAAGCGGCCCATGGCCTCCAGGGTGGCCTCGCGGGGGAGGAGGCGCTCCAGGGGCAGGCCCCGCAGGCAGGCGAGGTCCTTTGGGTCGCAGCCCCGCTCCTTGGCCCAGGCCTCCCCGAAGGGGAAGTCCTCCTCCAAGGGCCTCGTGTAGGTGCACCCCCCGGACTGGAGAATGGCCCGGTGGAAGAGCCCCTGGGCCTCGGGGGTGGCGAGGAGGGTGCAGACCAGCATGCCCCCGGCGGACTCCCCGAAGAGGGTGACGTTCTTTGGGTTGCCCCCGAAGTGGCGGGCGTAGCGCTGCACGAAGCGCAGGGCCTCGAGGACGTCCAAAAGGGCATAGTTCCCCACCGCCCTCGGGTCTTCCTGGGCCAGGGCGGGAAGGGCCAAAAAGCCCAGGGGCCCCAGGCGGTAGTTGGGGGCCACCACCATAACGCCCTCCTGAACCAGGCGGTGCCCCCGGTAGATGGGTTCGGCTCCGGCCCCCGAGGTGAAGGCGCCCCCGTGGAGGTAGACCATGATGGGAAACCCTTCCGGGGGCGGGGCCTCGAGGGGGAGGTAGAGGTTCAGCACCAGGCAGTCCTCCCGTTGTGGCGGGATGGGCCCGCCGAACCACTCCGTGATCCCCGGCGTTTGGGGGCAGGCCACCACCTCCTGGCCCACGCCTGGGGGCCAGGCCTGGACGGGTTCGGGCGCCTTGAACCGCTCCGCCTTAGCGTAAGGGAGCCCATAGAAGGCGATGGCCTCGCCCTCTATCCGCCCCTGGGCCTTGCCCAAGGGGGTATGGACGGTGAAGCCCTGCGCCAGGGCTATTC is a window of Thermus sp. LT1-2-5 DNA encoding:
- the thiI gene encoding tRNA uracil 4-sulfurtransferase ThiI, producing METLVLVNLFHELALKGQNRPFFLKKAKAHVREALRGLGATLEADWSMALLFRLEEAAWLEAQARLRTTLGVESFARVLRVPPSLPALESALEKVLAGERFASFRITAKRSDKSFPLTSPEIERHLGAFVKERTGAQVRLKGAEREFVVRILPGAALLEVARHPGPGGLPPGVSGKVVALLSGGIDSPVAAYRLMRRGAEVVLVHFHPFPLLSGASREKAMALAERLARFQHRIRLHLVPFSEVQRQIIVEAPTPYRVVLYRRYMLRIAEAIAREEGALALCTGDSLGQVASQTLENLQVVNQAATLPVFRPLIGWDKQEIMAEAKRIGTYPISILPDEECCTLFAPKHPVTRARLEVVLETEKRLPTEELLALALKEREVLAYAWPGRKPLGEAGEKAFIMEHGTPQG
- a CDS encoding DNA mismatch repair protein MutT — translated: MREGPLQKRSVALAAWGEEGLLLVLRPEDDPEFGGAWGLPAVTLEGEETLEEAASRVAREKLGTALAEAKPLAFGVEERPRYTLELWVFEGRLLAPPRLPEPKPGKTYYAAFRFGRPEDLEEAARRGSLCSRLYLAVKGLCP
- a CDS encoding molybdopterin oxidoreductase family protein, encoding MRARATCPLDCPDACSLLLTLEGGRLVRVEGDPRHPITRGFACAKTYRYPERVKERLLYPMRRVGRKGEGRFERVSWKEALDAIAERLRDILDREGGEAVLPYNYAGTMGLIENQHPLAFFRAIGASELLETICATAGSAAWEMTYGPRLAPDLEDLPENARYILLWGINSLSTHSHLTPFLKEAKARGAKVVHIDPYENLTSRFAHLHLKIRPGTDAALAYALAHVLFREGLVDWTYLEEAATGVEAFRQEAEAWPPERASALTGIDKEAIEALARELGEAKRVFLRVGYGMTRHPGGGNALRAVILLPALLGAWRYPGCGAMLSTSGAFPLNKRFLGGRHLLEGGHPHEGYFRPNPKARAINMNQLGTALTELTPPIRALFVFNSNPLVVAPNTGRVRAGLEREDLFTVVLEQVRTETALFADYLLPATLFHEHPDLYTSYGHYYLSWNEPLAEPEGEARPNTWVFRELARRLGLKEPTLYWSAEEVAQSLLATDHPYLEGITLERLKREGFLKLNLPKPFLPFARGPVRFSPPPQVIPTEPRPEYPLILLTPPAHRFLNTTYGNVEALVAAEGGEPLLLIHPEDARARGIADGMLVHIRSPWGRITRKARVSEAPRPGVVVLEGTWWERWAPDGKGVNHLTGEGLTDLGGGSTFHSTPVEVEPLRLAGFAPGPQSC
- a CDS encoding carboxylesterase family protein, with the protein product MPKKVGLLVLFGIALAQGFTVHTPLGKAQGRIEGEAIAFYGLPYAKAERFKAPEPVQAWPPGVGQEVVACPQTPGITEWFGGPIPPQREDCLVLNLYLPLEAPPPEGFPIMVYLHGGAFTSGAGAEPIYRGHRLVQEGVMVVAPNYRLGPLGFLALPALAQEDPRAVGNYALLDVLEALRFVQRYARHFGGNPKNVTLFGESAGGMLVCTLLATPEAQGLFHRAILQSGGCTYTRPLEEDFPFGEAWAKERGCDPKDLACLRGLPLERLLPREATLEAMGRFLSRPSVFRTGPFKPHRSPLLPQDPKEALRQGKAQGIPLIAGANAEEVTFPALQGLLGPRDWEEARRRLQESGLSPDQAETLLGVYRRRHPNPQAAWGELQTDLTLLCPSLQAARLQSPHAPTYAYLFTFRVPGLEGLGSFHGLELAPLFGHLHAPPFLPLFLGAEAWEKGEWLGKRMRRYWTGFAREGEPKGWPRWPLYREGYLLRLDVPLGLLPDPYEARCGPLEALGLL